In Nasonia vitripennis strain AsymCx chromosome 2, Nvit_psr_1.1, whole genome shotgun sequence, a genomic segment contains:
- the LOC100117712 gene encoding regulator of G-protein signaling loco isoform X2, translated as MQQQQQKHHQQPQHSRRKKKRVNYGSRTVELARGGKGFGFTISGQQPCILSCIVPGSPAELAGLRSGDYLVAVNGHGVGKAPHDDVVRLIGRSNGLLRLQIAEHYYSDSSEEDEASTKVRSRPRYRSRSSNASGSSGLSATVHPQCRVAKVVRDLQSGAMFEASTTRISVPTNTHRWNMSSPLPPPPPPSSRKRDSEKIVHRAVLGYLGTIDIPSHLHSVSMMSLVRKCIKRIKAEKRDPTTVLLTIHVANIKLANTEGRVIAEYPSYRIVYCNSFSNEDKLHFGILTKSATANVGDVNDNHEKDNASNSCHVFKIYSKLTDHAIHANTCAAFGFGCTKASELNNACQEFPASCDGLVGAIQTLYIADTAEGDANLFDNRRNHREAPSSPQPSNVSTSTAHSSNSDSGIGFKDECGCHSDRNLNVEFPSYPHERSIVVSSLGRNVKDPSGSKLTVRAISDPRWSDFPRPYGYLDKSSDAEQQVDSSPPRTDADYCSVEDYPEGRLLAHCQELKESRSRAESRRSAGGSSSNGGEGSIVSCPAVPSGRFAHRHQCHQRASPAALAALARSPRYTSTLSVGTLHARSAARAARDISKSTGNFFARMDVEVPDRLSPKVYTSGMKIQGYSMENLKTSPGSKSQTSDDHCNTTKSLPHSHTGKANDKVSRAWGSLQEIRKVAGCEHDDCMHGSTESCDKTTGFGVHTWAISFEKLLEDPKGLQTFAKYLKKEISHENIYFWAACERYSDTEDLVARKRLAAQIYQRHLSNNAPEPVNVDSHAAGKITPELLNSAPADLFAQAQKQVFNLMKFDSYPRFLRSDIYQKCLENGCDDIDTSPEDGDLFLTSSPVKLKKSHSDAEDRCRKSILPWHRKNRSKSKDRGESEYNKTPSRGEKIYKSFSTIQRDNEGNNNEEDSVSISSSRSSLASWDLALRQSFTKHSASSCEGQSNEKRETHVSKCAGLCRVILPDGSTTVIPTSHSDSVRDVVTRLLDKRALRYSNYDVLMLATNEIINLKYPSSVLASQEVEVLPTKVIKVDLPSRRVISVVAHKGRTLKEVLKPLLNKYGFKLDLVTIWADGHPVSVDIPAMNAPPRLALTSNNKEHIDDASLFKTPEVPRGQPTLDEITNKVFEELRVGKSESKYDEDEGSCKSDGQKSEGSSILSSKFFSRDSTLHIKKKSKSKNSNTSEKSNSDCGNDESNRPQPPLIAKWRNGVKLQLPSRFDGDDLYEGLKRAQRSRLEDQRGTEINFELPDFLKNKENGQKPSDDKKRRKSRIFSGHSDFSKFYDAEEEKSNLERCLDSSNSLDSTLVDADKTIVENGNQQLKSTKANNQDLSQLSPTKLSKPPPLPPKPKSLSNSLRNNVLPSRPFQRVTNYDKKTI; from the exons atgcagcaacagcagcagaagcacCACCAGCAACCGCAGCACAGCCGGCGCAAGAAGAAGCGCGTGAACTACGGCTCGCGAACGGTCGAGCTAGCCCGAGGTGGCAAGGGTTTCGGTTTCACGATATCCGGGCAGCAGCCCTGCATCCTGAGCTGCATCGTACCGGGCAGTCCGGCGGAACTCGCGGGTCTGCGCTCCGGGGACTACCTGGTCGCTGTCAACGGACACGGGGTTGGCAAAGCGCCGCACGACGACGTCGTCCGGCTGATCGGACGGTCTAACGGACTGCTCAGACTGCAGATAGCCGAGCACTATTACAGCGATTCTAGCGAGGAGGACGAGGCGTCTACGAAGGTCCGATCCAGACCCAGATATAG GTCTCGATCCAGCAACGCATCCGGAAGTTCGGGACTGTCCGCGACTGTACATCCACAGTGCAGAGTAGCAAAGGTCGTCAGAGACCTTCAATCAGGTGCCATGTTTGAGGCGAGCACTACCAGGATATCTGTTCCAACGAATACTCACCGATGGAACATGTCAAGTCCACTAccgccaccgccaccgccATCCTCGAGGAAACGCGACTCCGAGAAAATCGTTCACAGGGCGGTGCTCGGCTATCTGGGAACCATCGATATTCCCAGTCATCTGCACAGTGTGTCGATGATGTCGCTAGTTAGAAAATGCATCAAGAGAATTAAGGCTGAAAAACGCGATCCCACTACG GTCTTACTGACAATACACGTAGCAAACATAAAACTAGCCAATACCGAAGGCCGAGTGATCGCTGAATATCCCTCATATCGCATCGTCTATTGCAACTCTTTTTCAAACGAAGATAAGTTACACTTTGGTATCCTCACCAAATCGGCTACTGCCAATGTAGGAGATGTAAACGATAATCATGAAAAAGATAACGCTTCCAATTCTTGCCATGTCTTTAAAATCTATTCGAAGCTGACTGATCACGCAATACACGCAAACACTTGTGCAGCTTTCGGTTTTGGCTGCACTAAGGCAAGCGAACTCAATAATGCCTGCCAAGAGTTTCCTGCAAGTTGTGATGGCTTGGTTGGTGCCATACAGACGCTTTATATCGCGGATACGGCAGAGGGCGATGCCAATTTGTTCGATAACAGAAGGAATCATCGAGAAGCTCCGTCGTCGCCTCAACCTAGTAACGTTAGTACTTCTACTGCTCATTCAAGCAATAGTGACTCTGGGATTGGCTTCAAGGATGAGTGTGGGTGCCATTCAGATCGGAATCTCAATGTCGAATTTCCGTCTTATCCGCATGAAAGG AGTATTGTCGTTTCTTCCTTGGGAAGAAATGTCAAGGACCCTTCCGGATCAAAATTAACTGTTCGAGCCATCTCCGATCCAAGATGGAGCGATTTTCCAAG GCCATACGGCTACCTGGACAAATCGAGCGATGCGGAGCAGCAGGTGGATTCATCCCCGCCGCGTACTGATGCTGACTACTGCAGCGTGGAAGACTATCCTGAGGGCCGTCTGCTAGCGCATTGCCAGGAGCTAAAGGAATCGCGCTCGCGAGCCGAGAGTCGGCGCAGCGCcggtggcagcagcagcaacggcggAGAGGGGAGCATCGTCAGCTGTCCCGCCGTGCCATCTGGCCGGTTCGCCCATCGACATCAATGCCATCAGCGCGCCAGCCCTGCGGCTCTCGCTGCTTTAGCGCGCTCGCCCCGCTACACCTCGACATTGTCCGTTGGGACGCTGCACGCGAGATCCGCCGCCAGAGCAGCCAGGGACATTTCCAAGTCTACCGGCAACTTCTTCGCGCGCATGGACGTGGAGGTACCTGACAGGCTCAGTCCCaag GTCTACACAAGCGGTATGAAGATACAAGGCTACAGCATGGAAAACCTGAAGACGAGCCCAGGCTCCAAGTCTCAGACGTCAGATGATCATTGCAACACGACCAAGTCTTTGCCGCACAGTCATACGGGCAAGGCCAATGACAAGGTGTCGAGGGCTTGGGGAAGCTTACAGGAGATTCGAAAGGTTGCCGGCTGTGAGCACGACGATTGTATG CATGGGAGCACAGAGTCGTGCGATAAAACCACAGGCTTCGGAGTTCACACTTGGGCCATAAGCTTCGAAAAGCTACTGGAGGATCCGAAGGGTCTACAAACGTTCGCA AAATAccttaaaaaagaaattagtcACGAGAACATTTACTTCTGGGCAGCATGCGAGCGCTATTCCGACACGGAAGACTTAGTTGCTCGGAAGCGACTGGCGGCGCAAATTTATCAACGGCATTTGTCAAATAATGCCCCGGAACCCGTCAACGTCGATAGTCACGCCGCAGGTAAAATTACGCCAGAGTTGCTGAATTCCGCTCCCGCCGATCTCTTCGCACAG GCACAAAAACAAGTCTTCAATTTGATGAAGTTCGATAGCTATCCTCGTTTTCTCCGATCAGACATATATCAAAAATGTTTGGAAAATGGGTGCGACGATATCGATACGTCACCTGAAGACGGGGATCTTTTTTTAACGAGTTCACCTGTTAAACTGAAGAAAAGTCATTCCGATGCTGAGGATCGCTGCAGAAAATCAATTCTTCCATGGCACAGAAAAAATAG aTCAAAATCAAAAGATCGGGGTGAATCGGAGTACAACAAAACTCCAAGCCGTGGAGAGAAAATTTACAAGAGTTTCTCCACCATACAGCGAGACAATGAAGGGAATAACAACGAAGAAGACAGTGTTTCCATTTCGAGCAGTCGCTCGTCTCTTGCGTCGTGGGATCTTGCATTACGACAGTCATTCACTAAACAC TCGGCCTCGTCCTGCGAAGGACAGTCGAACGAGAAGCGAGAGACTCATGTATCTAAATGCGCTGGCCTATGTCGAGTTATTCTCCCGGACGGCTCGACGACGGTCATACCAACCAGTCATTCGGATAGCGTCCGAGATGTCGTTACGCGCCTCCTTGACAAACGCGCTCTACGGTACTCAAACTACGACGTCCTTATGCTTGCTACAAACGag ATCATTAATCTCAAGTATCCAAGTTCAGTATTAGCCAGCCAAGAAGTTGAAGTTTTGCCAACTAAAGTTATTAAGGTGGATTTACCATCTCGTCGTGTGATAAGCGTTGTGGCTCATAAAGGAAGAACATTGAAAGAAGTATTAAAGCCACTTTTAAACAAATACGGCTTTAAGCTTGATCTTGTTACAATTTGGGCTGATGGACATCCTGTCTCAGTGGATATTCCTGCTATGAATGCTCCTCCGAGACTCGCTCTTACTTCAAATAACAAAG aACACATTGATGACGCATCATTATTCAAAACTCCGGAAGTACCAAGAGGTCAACCAACCCTTGATGAAATAACTAATAAAGTGTTTGAAGAACTTCGGGTTGGTAAAAGCGAGAGCAAATACGATGAAGACGAAGGCTCGTGCAAG TCTGATGGTCAAAAGTCTGAAGGTTCTTCTATACTTTCAAGCAAATTCTTCTCGCGAGATTCAACTCTTCATATTAAGAAAAAG TCGAAATCTAAGAACAGCAATACGAGTGAAAAAAGCAATTCTGATTGTGGGAATGACGAAAGTAATCGACCGCAACCGCCTCTTATAGCTAAATGGCGCAACGGTGTAAAACTTCAGCTACCTAGTAGATTTGATGGAGATG ATCTATACGAAGGGCTTAAACGCGCTCAGCGATCGAGACTCGAAGATCAAAGGGGTACAGAAATAAATTTCGAACTTCCGGATTTCTTAAAA AATaaagaaaatggacaaaagcCATCCGATGATAAGAAACGACGGAAATCACGTATATTCTCTGGACATAGtgattttagtaaattttatgATGCCGAAGAAGAAAAGTCGAATCTCGAAAGGTGCTTGGATAGTTCAAATAGTTTAGATTCAACTTTAGTTGACGCCGATAAAACAATTGTTGAGAATGGCAATCAGCAACTAAAGTCGACTAAAGCGAACAATCAAGATCTATCGCAACTTTCGCCGACAAAGTTGTCTAAACCACCACCTCTTCCACCAAAACCAAAGAGTTTATCGAATTCTTTGCGAAATAACGTTTTACCTTCAAGACCGTTTCAACGTGTTACTAATTATGACAAGAAAACTATTTGA
- the LOC100117712 gene encoding regulator of G-protein signaling loco isoform X1: protein MQQQQQKHHQQPQHSRRKKKRVNYGSRTVELARGGKGFGFTISGQQPCILSCIVPGSPAELAGLRSGDYLVAVNGHGVGKAPHDDVVRLIGRSNGLLRLQIAEHYYSDSSEEDEASTKVRSRPRYRSRSSNASGSSGLSATVHPQCRVAKVVRDLQSGAMFEASTTRISVPTNTHRWNMSSPLPPPPPPSSRKRDSEKIVHRAVLGYLGTIDIPSHLHSVSMMSLVRKCIKRIKAEKRDPTTVLLTIHVANIKLANTEGRVIAEYPSYRIVYCNSFSNEDKLHFGILTKSATANVGDVNDNHEKDNASNSCHVFKIYSKLTDHAIHANTCAAFGFGCTKASELNNACQEFPASCDGLVGAIQTLYIADTAEGDANLFDNRRNHREAPSSPQPSNVSTSTAHSSNSDSGIGFKDECGCHSDRNLNVEFPSYPHERSIVVSSLGRNVKDPSGSKLTVRAISDPRWSDFPRPYGYLDKSSDAEQQVDSSPPRTDADYCSVEDYPEGRLLAHCQELKESRSRAESRRSAGGSSSNGGEGSIVSCPAVPSGRFAHRHQCHQRASPAALAALARSPRYTSTLSVGTLHARSAARAARDISKSTGNFFARMDVEVPDRLSPKVYTSGMKIQGYSMENLKTSPGSKSQTSDDHCNTTKSLPHSHTGKANDKVSRAWGSLQEIRKVAGCEHDDCMHGSTESCDKTTGFGVHTWAISFEKLLEDPKGLQTFAKYLKKEISHENIYFWAACERYSDTEDLVARKRLAAQIYQRHLSNNAPEPVNVDSHAAGKITPELLNSAPADLFAQAQKQVFNLMKFDSYPRFLRSDIYQKCLENGCDDIDTSPEDGDLFLTSSPVKLKKSHSDAEDRCRKSILPWHRKNRSKSKDRGESEYNKTPSRGEKIYKSFSTIQRDNEGNNNEEDSVSISSSRSSLASWDLALRQSFTKHSASSCEGQSNEKRETHVSKCAGLCRVILPDGSTTVIPTSHSDSVRDVVTRLLDKRALRYSNYDVLMLATNEIINLKYPSSVLASQEVEVLPTKVIKVDLPSRRVISVVAHKGRTLKEVLKPLLNKYGFKLDLVTIWADGHPVSVDIPAMNAPPRLALTSNNKEHIDDASLFKTPEVPRGQPTLDEITNKVFEELRVGKSESKYDEDEGSCKSDGQKSEGSSILSSKFFSRDSTLHIKKKSKSKNSNTSEKSNSDCGNDESNRPQPPLIAKWRNGVKLQLPSRFDGDGKNLYEGLKRAQRSRLEDQRGTEINFELPDFLKNKENGQKPSDDKKRRKSRIFSGHSDFSKFYDAEEEKSNLERCLDSSNSLDSTLVDADKTIVENGNQQLKSTKANNQDLSQLSPTKLSKPPPLPPKPKSLSNSLRNNVLPSRPFQRVTNYDKKTI, encoded by the exons atgcagcaacagcagcagaagcacCACCAGCAACCGCAGCACAGCCGGCGCAAGAAGAAGCGCGTGAACTACGGCTCGCGAACGGTCGAGCTAGCCCGAGGTGGCAAGGGTTTCGGTTTCACGATATCCGGGCAGCAGCCCTGCATCCTGAGCTGCATCGTACCGGGCAGTCCGGCGGAACTCGCGGGTCTGCGCTCCGGGGACTACCTGGTCGCTGTCAACGGACACGGGGTTGGCAAAGCGCCGCACGACGACGTCGTCCGGCTGATCGGACGGTCTAACGGACTGCTCAGACTGCAGATAGCCGAGCACTATTACAGCGATTCTAGCGAGGAGGACGAGGCGTCTACGAAGGTCCGATCCAGACCCAGATATAG GTCTCGATCCAGCAACGCATCCGGAAGTTCGGGACTGTCCGCGACTGTACATCCACAGTGCAGAGTAGCAAAGGTCGTCAGAGACCTTCAATCAGGTGCCATGTTTGAGGCGAGCACTACCAGGATATCTGTTCCAACGAATACTCACCGATGGAACATGTCAAGTCCACTAccgccaccgccaccgccATCCTCGAGGAAACGCGACTCCGAGAAAATCGTTCACAGGGCGGTGCTCGGCTATCTGGGAACCATCGATATTCCCAGTCATCTGCACAGTGTGTCGATGATGTCGCTAGTTAGAAAATGCATCAAGAGAATTAAGGCTGAAAAACGCGATCCCACTACG GTCTTACTGACAATACACGTAGCAAACATAAAACTAGCCAATACCGAAGGCCGAGTGATCGCTGAATATCCCTCATATCGCATCGTCTATTGCAACTCTTTTTCAAACGAAGATAAGTTACACTTTGGTATCCTCACCAAATCGGCTACTGCCAATGTAGGAGATGTAAACGATAATCATGAAAAAGATAACGCTTCCAATTCTTGCCATGTCTTTAAAATCTATTCGAAGCTGACTGATCACGCAATACACGCAAACACTTGTGCAGCTTTCGGTTTTGGCTGCACTAAGGCAAGCGAACTCAATAATGCCTGCCAAGAGTTTCCTGCAAGTTGTGATGGCTTGGTTGGTGCCATACAGACGCTTTATATCGCGGATACGGCAGAGGGCGATGCCAATTTGTTCGATAACAGAAGGAATCATCGAGAAGCTCCGTCGTCGCCTCAACCTAGTAACGTTAGTACTTCTACTGCTCATTCAAGCAATAGTGACTCTGGGATTGGCTTCAAGGATGAGTGTGGGTGCCATTCAGATCGGAATCTCAATGTCGAATTTCCGTCTTATCCGCATGAAAGG AGTATTGTCGTTTCTTCCTTGGGAAGAAATGTCAAGGACCCTTCCGGATCAAAATTAACTGTTCGAGCCATCTCCGATCCAAGATGGAGCGATTTTCCAAG GCCATACGGCTACCTGGACAAATCGAGCGATGCGGAGCAGCAGGTGGATTCATCCCCGCCGCGTACTGATGCTGACTACTGCAGCGTGGAAGACTATCCTGAGGGCCGTCTGCTAGCGCATTGCCAGGAGCTAAAGGAATCGCGCTCGCGAGCCGAGAGTCGGCGCAGCGCcggtggcagcagcagcaacggcggAGAGGGGAGCATCGTCAGCTGTCCCGCCGTGCCATCTGGCCGGTTCGCCCATCGACATCAATGCCATCAGCGCGCCAGCCCTGCGGCTCTCGCTGCTTTAGCGCGCTCGCCCCGCTACACCTCGACATTGTCCGTTGGGACGCTGCACGCGAGATCCGCCGCCAGAGCAGCCAGGGACATTTCCAAGTCTACCGGCAACTTCTTCGCGCGCATGGACGTGGAGGTACCTGACAGGCTCAGTCCCaag GTCTACACAAGCGGTATGAAGATACAAGGCTACAGCATGGAAAACCTGAAGACGAGCCCAGGCTCCAAGTCTCAGACGTCAGATGATCATTGCAACACGACCAAGTCTTTGCCGCACAGTCATACGGGCAAGGCCAATGACAAGGTGTCGAGGGCTTGGGGAAGCTTACAGGAGATTCGAAAGGTTGCCGGCTGTGAGCACGACGATTGTATG CATGGGAGCACAGAGTCGTGCGATAAAACCACAGGCTTCGGAGTTCACACTTGGGCCATAAGCTTCGAAAAGCTACTGGAGGATCCGAAGGGTCTACAAACGTTCGCA AAATAccttaaaaaagaaattagtcACGAGAACATTTACTTCTGGGCAGCATGCGAGCGCTATTCCGACACGGAAGACTTAGTTGCTCGGAAGCGACTGGCGGCGCAAATTTATCAACGGCATTTGTCAAATAATGCCCCGGAACCCGTCAACGTCGATAGTCACGCCGCAGGTAAAATTACGCCAGAGTTGCTGAATTCCGCTCCCGCCGATCTCTTCGCACAG GCACAAAAACAAGTCTTCAATTTGATGAAGTTCGATAGCTATCCTCGTTTTCTCCGATCAGACATATATCAAAAATGTTTGGAAAATGGGTGCGACGATATCGATACGTCACCTGAAGACGGGGATCTTTTTTTAACGAGTTCACCTGTTAAACTGAAGAAAAGTCATTCCGATGCTGAGGATCGCTGCAGAAAATCAATTCTTCCATGGCACAGAAAAAATAG aTCAAAATCAAAAGATCGGGGTGAATCGGAGTACAACAAAACTCCAAGCCGTGGAGAGAAAATTTACAAGAGTTTCTCCACCATACAGCGAGACAATGAAGGGAATAACAACGAAGAAGACAGTGTTTCCATTTCGAGCAGTCGCTCGTCTCTTGCGTCGTGGGATCTTGCATTACGACAGTCATTCACTAAACAC TCGGCCTCGTCCTGCGAAGGACAGTCGAACGAGAAGCGAGAGACTCATGTATCTAAATGCGCTGGCCTATGTCGAGTTATTCTCCCGGACGGCTCGACGACGGTCATACCAACCAGTCATTCGGATAGCGTCCGAGATGTCGTTACGCGCCTCCTTGACAAACGCGCTCTACGGTACTCAAACTACGACGTCCTTATGCTTGCTACAAACGag ATCATTAATCTCAAGTATCCAAGTTCAGTATTAGCCAGCCAAGAAGTTGAAGTTTTGCCAACTAAAGTTATTAAGGTGGATTTACCATCTCGTCGTGTGATAAGCGTTGTGGCTCATAAAGGAAGAACATTGAAAGAAGTATTAAAGCCACTTTTAAACAAATACGGCTTTAAGCTTGATCTTGTTACAATTTGGGCTGATGGACATCCTGTCTCAGTGGATATTCCTGCTATGAATGCTCCTCCGAGACTCGCTCTTACTTCAAATAACAAAG aACACATTGATGACGCATCATTATTCAAAACTCCGGAAGTACCAAGAGGTCAACCAACCCTTGATGAAATAACTAATAAAGTGTTTGAAGAACTTCGGGTTGGTAAAAGCGAGAGCAAATACGATGAAGACGAAGGCTCGTGCAAG TCTGATGGTCAAAAGTCTGAAGGTTCTTCTATACTTTCAAGCAAATTCTTCTCGCGAGATTCAACTCTTCATATTAAGAAAAAG TCGAAATCTAAGAACAGCAATACGAGTGAAAAAAGCAATTCTGATTGTGGGAATGACGAAAGTAATCGACCGCAACCGCCTCTTATAGCTAAATGGCGCAACGGTGTAAAACTTCAGCTACCTAGTAGATTTGATGGAGATGGTAAAA ATCTATACGAAGGGCTTAAACGCGCTCAGCGATCGAGACTCGAAGATCAAAGGGGTACAGAAATAAATTTCGAACTTCCGGATTTCTTAAAA AATaaagaaaatggacaaaagcCATCCGATGATAAGAAACGACGGAAATCACGTATATTCTCTGGACATAGtgattttagtaaattttatgATGCCGAAGAAGAAAAGTCGAATCTCGAAAGGTGCTTGGATAGTTCAAATAGTTTAGATTCAACTTTAGTTGACGCCGATAAAACAATTGTTGAGAATGGCAATCAGCAACTAAAGTCGACTAAAGCGAACAATCAAGATCTATCGCAACTTTCGCCGACAAAGTTGTCTAAACCACCACCTCTTCCACCAAAACCAAAGAGTTTATCGAATTCTTTGCGAAATAACGTTTTACCTTCAAGACCGTTTCAACGTGTTACTAATTATGACAAGAAAACTATTTGA